ATGTGGCAAACCCCTTTGTAACGTTCTGTACCCACATCGTAGTAATTGGGCAACTGATATTTTTGCGCGTATTCTCTCAAGATATTGACATTACGATTGGCGTGCGCATCGGCCGTAAAGATGTAATGGTCCGGAAAAATGACCACCTTTTCTTTGTCCCAGACGCGCGCTTTTTCTCCAAATTCCCGCTCCATAATCTGAAATGTCGGCGGACCGCACACATCATGCGTCATCAAAACGTCCACATTCAACCACACATTCTCTCCAGGCCGCACCTCCTTTTTGCCGGCCGATTTTGCCAGAATCTTTTCGGTTATGGTCATACCCATAAAGTGTTCTCCTGCTTATTCGTTAAACGATTGACCGTTGTCCAATCGCCTCATCGGCGCTCGCTGGCCTTAACCAGAATTCCTGACTAAAGCCAAACCAGGGCCGTTTTTCTCTCTCAGGCCGATGTTTTTTCTTCTAAACTTACCGTATCTCTTTGTTTTAAAATATTGTTAATGGCCTGTAAATACGCCTTGCCGCTGGCCTCGATGATGTCGGTGGAATGACCGCGGCCGTGCGCCTCCCCCAGCCCGTTCTGGATGCGCACAAAGACCTCGCCCAGGGCGTCTCGCCCCGAAGTTACCGAACGCACCTGGTAATCGGTAACTTCAAAATGCGTGTGCAAAGCGCGATCGATGGCGTTAAACACGGCGTCAACCGGCCCGTCGCCAGTGGCCGATTCTTCCAGGATCCGGTCGTCTTTTTTCAGGCGGACGGTGGCCGTGGGGATGGCGCTGGTGCCCAGGAAAACATGCAAATAGTCCAGCAAATAGGCGGGCTTTTCCGAATAGACTTCTTCGCCCATCAAAGAGCGCAGATCCTCGTCGTACACTTCCTTTTTTTTGTCGGCCAATTTTACAAAGAGTTTGTACACCTGATCCAGCTTCTCTTCGGAAAGGCGATAGCCCAGCTCCTGCAGTCGCGCCTTTAAACCATGTCGGCCGGAATGGCGGCCCAGCACAATTTTACTGGAAGAGACGCCCACGTCTTCCGGCTTCATAATCTCGTAGGTGTTGCGGTCTTTTAATACTCCGTCCTGATGGATGCCCGATTCATGGGCAAAGGCGTTTTTACCCACAATGGCCTTGTTGGGCTGTACCGGAAAACCGGTAAAGGTGGAAACCATGCGGCTGGCGTTGTAAATTTCGCGCGTATTGATCGCGGTGTAAAAGGGTAAAATATCCTTACGCACGTTCAGCGCCATTACAAACTCTTCCAGCGAAGCGTTACCGGCCCGTTCGCCAATGCCGTTAACCGTACATTCTACCTGTCTTGCGCCTGCCTGCACCGCCGCCAGCGAATTGGCCACAGCCAACCCCAGATCATTGTGGCAGTGCACGCTAATAACCGCTCGTTCAATGTTTTTGACGCGTTTTTTGAGCTGCCTGATCTTTTCGGCAAATTCATCCGGCAGGGTGTAGCCGGTAGTGTCCGGAATGTTCACCGTGGTGGCGCCGGCTTCAATGGCCGCCTCAATCACCTCCGCCAGATAACCGATGTCGGTGCGCCCGGCATCTTCTGCCGAAAATTCCACATCGTCACAAAAAGTTCTGGCGTACTGAACAGCATCGATGGACATCTGAATTACGGTTTTACGTTTTTCTGCCAGTGTCTGGCCATATCGGCTGCTGCCAAATTTACCCAGAATGTGGTAATCAGAAGTGCTGGAAAAAGTGTGGATGCGTTTGCGCGGCGCTTCTTTTAGCGCCTGGTAAGCGGCCTTAATGTCGCCTTCTTTTGCCCGGGCCAGCCCGGCTATGATAGCGGGCACTTCGCCGGCAATGCGTTTAACCGCCTCGAATTGCGCCGGTGAAGAAACCGGAAATCCGGCTTCGATCACATCCACCTTTAAACGCGCCAGTTGCCGGGCAATCTCTACTTTTTCCGCAATATTCAACGAGGCGCCCGGCGATTGTTCGCCGTCGCGCAGTGTCGTGTCAAATATGATGATCTTTTCTGGCATGGTTTTCCTCGTTTCTTTTTTTTTAACTCAAACCTCAATTAATAACGTTCTGTTAGATTGTTTAATCGCGTCTTATGCTTTTAAAAGGGTTCCATGCGGTAAATTCTCTGGTTAAAGAGTGAAAACACCCAGTCCTTCTTCATGGTACAAAACGTCAAAATTGTAAATAATCTGTTCCGTCATTTCATCGGTGGAGACCAGCTTATTACCTGCCTGGTAGATATCCGCCGTCCGATAGCCCAGCTCCAGCGTTTTTTCAATGGCTCGCTCGATCAGTTCTGCCGCCCTGGTCATCTGGAACGAATAGGCAAACATCATGGCTACCGAAGCAATCATGGCGATGGGATTGGCTTTGTTCTGTCCGGCAATATCTGGTGCGGAGCCGTGCACCGGTTCGTAAAGGGCATGTTTTTCGCCCAGGCTGGCCGAAGGCAGCATGCCCAGGCTGCCGGTGATCATTCCTGCAATGTCGGACAAAATATCGCCGAACATGTTGGAGGTAACGATCACGTCGAATTGCCCGGGATCGCGAACGATTTGCATGGCCGCGTTGTCCACGTACATGTTGGTTAATTCAACATCGGGAAATGCTTTGTGGACATCGGCCACCACCTCGCGCCAGAACTGCGAAACTTCCAGCACGTTGGCTTTGTCCACCGATGTAACGCGTTTTTTTCTTTGCCTGGCGATTTCAAAGGCGCGGCGCGCTATCCGCTCCACCTCGTAGCGCTGGTAAATCATGGTGTTCCAGCCCTGGTTGGCGTCGTAGCCTCGCGGTTCTCCAAAATAGATTCCACCGGTCAGTTCACGAAATACGACAAAATCGGTGCCCTTTAAAACTTCGGCCTTTAATGAAGATGAATCGATGAACGCATTGTACACCTTTGCCGGACGAATATTGGTAAACAACGCCAGTTCTTTGCGCAAACGCAACAGCGCAGCCTCGGGCTTTAAATGATGAGGCAGATTTTCCCACTCGTAACCGCCAACCGCCCCAAGCAACACGGCGTCGGCCTCAAGGCAGGCCTTTAGCGTTTCTTCGGTTAATGGCGTGCCAAATTCTTCAAAAGACGCCCCGCCAATCAAATTTTCGCTAAATTGTGTTTCCGTCTGAAATTTTTCCGCCACA
This sequence is a window from Caldithrix abyssi DSM 13497. Protein-coding genes within it:
- a CDS encoding 2-isopropylmalate synthase, giving the protein MPEKIIIFDTTLRDGEQSPGASLNIAEKVEIARQLARLKVDVIEAGFPVSSPAQFEAVKRIAGEVPAIIAGLARAKEGDIKAAYQALKEAPRKRIHTFSSTSDYHILGKFGSSRYGQTLAEKRKTVIQMSIDAVQYARTFCDDVEFSAEDAGRTDIGYLAEVIEAAIEAGATTVNIPDTTGYTLPDEFAEKIRQLKKRVKNIERAVISVHCHNDLGLAVANSLAAVQAGARQVECTVNGIGERAGNASLEEFVMALNVRKDILPFYTAINTREIYNASRMVSTFTGFPVQPNKAIVGKNAFAHESGIHQDGVLKDRNTYEIMKPEDVGVSSSKIVLGRHSGRHGLKARLQELGYRLSEEKLDQVYKLFVKLADKKKEVYDEDLRSLMGEEVYSEKPAYLLDYLHVFLGTSAIPTATVRLKKDDRILEESATGDGPVDAVFNAIDRALHTHFEVTDYQVRSVTSGRDALGEVFVRIQNGLGEAHGRGHSTDIIEASGKAYLQAINNILKQRDTVSLEEKTSA
- the leuB gene encoding 3-isopropylmalate dehydrogenase, with translation MQIKIAVLPGDGIGPEVMRAALKTLKHVAEKFQTETQFSENLIGGASFEEFGTPLTEETLKACLEADAVLLGAVGGYEWENLPHHLKPEAALLRLRKELALFTNIRPAKVYNAFIDSSSLKAEVLKGTDFVVFRELTGGIYFGEPRGYDANQGWNTMIYQRYEVERIARRAFEIARQRKKRVTSVDKANVLEVSQFWREVVADVHKAFPDVELTNMYVDNAAMQIVRDPGQFDVIVTSNMFGDILSDIAGMITGSLGMLPSASLGEKHALYEPVHGSAPDIAGQNKANPIAMIASVAMMFAYSFQMTRAAELIERAIEKTLELGYRTADIYQAGNKLVSTDEMTEQIIYNFDVLYHEEGLGVFTL